The Drechmeria coniospora strain ARSEF 6962 chromosome 02, whole genome shotgun sequence genome has a segment encoding these proteins:
- a CDS encoding arginyl-tRNA synthetase has product MSTLTPEALGALLQGLGTDPIPTRACPIPAYSADPSTSTATLTNGDLTIPVPRLRHKGKKSPADQCADFAANFPPGHPLFQIPNAAGIHLPIFFTSNSLHRLILPFVFQRQRSYGHDLQAGLHDPSAGRSGRKRVIVEFSSPNIAKEFHAGHLRSTIIGAFISNLHEKMGWDVIKLNYLGDWGKQLGLLAVGWQRFGSEEELARQPLTHLLDVYAQINAQFKPEQDESKKARDEGRDTSEIESRGIFAERNAYFRRMEDGDPEALALWWRFRDISIERYTSTYTRLNIAFDEYSGESQVKSSTVDEVERDLKDKGVYEEHNGSWVIDFKKHNAKPLHIAVVRGRTGSTTYLLRDVAAVLEREKKYGFDKMIYVLIGRPDLAARLQHVSFGKVIGMSSRLGNVKLLGDIIDQTGAAMHEVMRRNAAKYAQVQDPESVSDIVGISAVMVQDMSGKRVNNYPVDIAHMTSFEGNTGTYLQYCHARLNSTLRKAGLAQEDIAKYIQDHPTTLDNGTEKRHCVDLLRLMSQYPDVTATALRNLEPSTILTYLFRLAHQFSSSYDVVQVIGTNEGRYIMLGRAALYEGARQVLENGMKLLGITPVER; this is encoded by the exons ATGTCAACTCTCACACCGGAAGCTCTCGGTGCCCTGCTTCAAGGGCTCGGCACGGATCCCATCCCTACCAGGGCTTGCCCTATACCTGCATACTCGGCCGACCCGTCGACATCTACCGC CACGTTGACCAACGGCGATCTGACGATACCAGTACCACGTTTGCGTCACAAGGGAAAGAAGTCGCCAGCCGACCAATGTGCCGACTTCGCCGCAAATTTTCCGCCTGGTCATCCACTCTTCCAAATTCCCAACGCCGCTGGGATCCATCTACCCATTTTCTTCACTTCAAATTCTCTCCATCGGCTTATTCTCCCCTTCGTCTTCCAACGTCAGAGATCGTACGGACACGATCTGCAGGCTGGCCTCCATGACCCTTCGGCAGGCCGCTCCGGTCGCAAGCGGGTTATCGTCGAGTTCTCGTCGCCCAACATCGCCAAGGAGTTTCACGCCGGACATCTGCGGAGCACCATCATCGGCGCCTTCATCTCAAACCTACACGAGAAAATGGGATGGGATGTAATTAAGCTCAACTACCTTGGAGATTGGGGCAAGCAGCTTGGCCTCTTGGCTGTTGGCTGGCAGCGTTTCGGTTCAGAGGAGGAGCTAGCCCGCCAGCCACTTACACATCTGCTTGACGTCTATGCCCAAATCAACGCCCAGTTCAAGCCTGAACAAGACGAGAGCAAGAAGGCCCGCGACGAGGGCCGTGATACCAGCGAAATCGAGTCCCGTGGCATCTTCGCCGAGCGCAATGCCTACTTCCGTCGCATGGAAGATGGTGATCCAGAGGCCCTGGCGCTTTGGTGGCGCTTTCGTGACATCAGCATCGAGAGATACACGTCGACCTATACACGCCTCAACATCGCCTTTGACGAATATTCCGGCGAATCTCAGGTGAAGAGCTCCActgtcgacgaggtcgagcgcgATTTAAAGGACAAGGGGGTATACGAAGAGCATAATGGGTCGTGGGTTATAGATTTCAAGAAGCACAATGCCAAGCCGCTCCACATTGCCGTCGTCCGCGGGCGCACCGGCAGCACCACATATCTACTGCGGGACGTGGCGGCCGTGTTGGAGAGGGAGAAAAAATACGGCTTCGACAAGATGATCTACGTC CTCATCGGACGCCCCGACCTTGCTGCTCGCCTGCAGCATGTGAGCTTTGGCAAAGTCATCGGTATGTCCTCACGGCTAGGTAACGTGAAACTACTTGGAGACATTATTGATCAGACCGGAGCAGCCATGCACGAGGTGATGCGCCGCAATGCCGCCAAGTACGCGCAGGTGCAGGACCCCGAATCTGTTTCCGACATTGTCGGCATATCCGCCGTCATGGTGCAGGATATGTCCGGTAAGCGAGTCAACAATTACCCAGTCGATATCGCACACATGACATCGTTTGAGGGGAATACGGGAACATATCTTCAGTACTGCCACGCCCGACTGAATTCCACATTGCGCAAAGCCGGACTTGCGCAAGAGGACATTGCCAAATATATCCAGGACCATCCAACCACACTCGACAACGGGACGGAAAAGAGACACTGCGTAGACTTGCTGCGTCTGATGTCGCAGTATCCAGACGTAACCGCAACAGCTTTACGAAACCTTGAGCCAAGCACTATCCTTACCTACCTATTCCGACTGGCACATCAGTTCTCGTCGTCCTACGACGTAGTACAAGTTATAGGAACAAATGAGGGGCGTTATATTAtgctcggccgagctgcaCTCTATGAAGGCGCCCGCCAAGTCTTGGAAAATGGCATGAAGTTACTAGGAATTACTCCCGTGGAGAGGTGA
- a CDS encoding alpha beta hydrolase fold family, with translation MIGTSLAEWIFIRLSVACFRYAPLLYIGIFLVIRFLFCDSQLLGWPYLLLCSLLAAEALFYITVQRPYARRLGQAAVHPEPLSSQQRRILFDRCISNVPDHQLYLRWWFLGASIDDICRDNLREFLLWAFFDATEQDVRHDDSIQQELDEYIDIIEGQLGRRLSLGRGEAKCLRLTLDGITSTYRGLLWYSIVFLVDQLTHLAMLSHGFQFYARSPSVALRTIPPRPQELIALRRSPVSDLSYWYYPHCRTNGELPIVFFHGIGIGLWTYIRFVADLRAAKTRGVIAIELLPISFRLTAPPPDKLRFLLQMVTILGHHQGWDKFAIASHSYGSVLATHMLRSPALGHRVASIVLIDPVTIMLHLPSVAYNFTRRYPSKANEWQLWYFASTDPGVAHCLGRHFFWRENIIWKDELVSSGRRAAVCLAGRDLIVDVAEVLQYLKSNDQDSTIEVLVFPHLDHAQIFDDPSARRRALDLVSSHCNSGA, from the coding sequence ATGATTGGAACTTCACTTGCCGAATGGATATTCATCCGTCTCTCTGTCGCCTGCTTTCGCTACGCGCCGCTACTTTATATCGGCATCTTTCTGGTCATCAGATTTTTGTTTTGTGATTCCCAGCTTCTAGGATGGCCATATCTTCTGCTATGCAGTCTCCTAGCCGCCGAGGCGTTGTTTTACATCACAGTTCAGCGCCCCTACGCGCGGAGGTTGGGCCAAGCAGCGGTGCATCCAGAGCCGCTTTCTTCTCAGCAGCGACGTATCCTGTTCGACCGATGCATTTCCAACGTGCCTGATCACCAGCTCTACCTGCGGTGGTGGTTCCTCGGCGCCAGTATTGACGACATTTGCAGAGACAACCTGCGCGAGTTTCTCCTGTGGGCATTCTTCGACGCGACGGAGCAAGACGTTAGACATGACGACTCGATCCAGCAGGAACTGGACGAGTACATTGACATCATCGAAGGCCAACTCGGTCGTCGGCtgagcctcggccgcggtGAGGCCAAGTGCCTACGTCTCACGCTCGACGGCATCACATCTACCTACCGAGGCCTCCTGTGGTACTCCATCGTCTTCCTTGTTGACCAGCTCACCCACTTGGCCATGCTCTCGCATGGCTTCCAGTTTTACGCCCGGTCTCCAAGCGTTGCTCTGAGGACGATCCCTCCAAGGCCGCAAGAGCTTATCGCCCTGCGTCGATCGCCCGTTTCAGACCTGAGCTACTGGTATTATCCACACTGCCGCACAAACGGAGAGCTTCCCATCGTCTTCTTCCATGGGATCGGCATCGGTCTCTGGACATATATCCGCTTCGTAGCCGACTTGCGCGCGGCCAAGACTCGGGGTGTCATTGCCATCGAGCTGCTTCCCATCTCCTTCCGTCTCACAGCACCGCCGCCCGACAAGTTGCGGTTCCTGCTTCAGATGGTCACAATTCTCGGTCACCATCAGGGATGGGATAAGTTTGCGATAGCGTCTCATTCATACGGTTCCGTTCTGGCCACCCACATGCTCAGGTCGCCAGCTCTGGGCCACCGCGTAGCTTCCATTGTTCTCATCGATCCCGTCACGATCATGCTGCACCTGCCCAGCGTCGCTTACAATTTTACCCGCAGGTATCCCAGCAAGGCAAACGAGTGGCAGTTGTGGTACTTTGCCAGCACAGACCCCGGTGTTGCGCATTGTCTCGGTCGCCACTTCTTTTGGCGCGAGAACATTATATGGAAAGACGAGCTGGTATCCTCCGGGAGAAGAGCGGCCGTTTGTCTGGCTGGAAGGGATCTCATCGTTGACGTCGCTGAGGTTCTGCAGTACCTGAAGTCCAACGACCAGGATTCGACCATTGAGGTGCTCGTCTTCCCGCATCTCGACCACGCTCAAATATTTGACGATCCCTCGGCTCGCAGGCGTGCCCTTGACCTGGTAAGCTCGCACTGCAACAGTGGGGCGTGA